The DNA sequence TGATGCCGCCCTGCTCGTACTCCTTGCCGACCATGTAGCCGGTGGTGTTGTGCAGGAAGAGCAGCGGGATGTCGCGCTGGTTGGCGAGCTGGATGAACTGCGCGGCCTTCTGCGACTCCTCGCTGAACAGCACGCCCTGGGCGTTGGCGAGGATCCCCACGGGATAGCCGTGCAGGCGCGCCCAGCCGGTGGTGAGCGAAGTCCCGTACAAGGGCTTGAACTCGTCGAAGTCGGAGCCGTCGACGATCCGGGCGATGACCTCGCGCGGGTCGAAGGGGGTGCGCAGATCGCCCGGGACGACGCCGAGGAGTTCGTCGGCGTCGTACTTCGGGGGCTCGGCGGGCGGCGGATCGGCGTACGCCTTGCGCCAGTTGAGGCGGGCGACGACCCGGCGGGTGCGGCGGAGCGCGTCGTGCTCGTCCTGCGCGAGGTAGTCCGCGAGCCCCGAGGTGCGGGCGTGCATCTCGGCGCCGCCGAGCGACTCGTCGTCGCTCTCCTCCCCGGTGGCCATCTTCACCAGGGGCGGGCCGCCGAGGAACACCTTCGCCCGCTCCTTGACCATGATCACGTGGTCGCACATGCCGGGTACGTAGGCACCGCCCGCGGTGGAGTTGCCGAAGACGACGGCGATGGTCGGGACGCCCGCCGCCGAGGCCTGCGTGAGGTGTTTGAACAGGGCGCCGCCCGGGATGAAGATGTCCTTCTGCGAGGGCAGGTCGGCGCCGCCGGACTCCACGAGGTGGATCGAGGGGAGCCGGTTCGCCTGCCCGATCTCGTGGGCGCGGAAGGCCTTCTTCAGCGTCCAGGGGTTGCTGGCGCCGCCGCGCACGGTCGGGTCGTTGGCGGTGATGAGGCACTCGACGCCCTCGACGACGCCGATCCCGGTCACCATCGAGGCGCCGACGGGGTACTCGCTGCCCCAGGCGGCAAGGGGGGACAGTTCGAGGAAGGGCGTGTCGGGGTCGAGCAGCAGCTCGATCCGCTCCCGGGCGAGGAGCTTGCCCCGCTCGCGGTGCCGCCGGACGTACTTCTCGCCGCCGCCCTCCAGGGCCTTGGCCTGCTCGGCGTCGAGTTCGGCGAGCTTGGCGAGCATGGCCTCGCGGTGGGCGGCGTACTCGGGGCTCGCGGTGTCGAGCGCGGACGCGAGGACGGTCACAGGAGCACCTCCGGGATGTCCAGGTACCGGGAGCGCAGCCATTCGGCGAGGCCCTTGGCCTGGGGGTCGAAGCGGGACCGCGAGGCGACGCCCTCGCCGAGGATGCCGTGGACGGTGAAGTTGAGGGCGCGGAGGTTCGGCAGCAGGTGCCGGGTGACCTTCAGCGGCCCGCTCTCGGGGATCAGCTCCTGGAAGGCGTCGGCCGTCAGACGGTGGGCCAGCCACCGCCACGCCTCGTCGGTGCGCGCCCACACCCCGACGTTCGCGTCGCCGCCCTTGTCGCCGCTGCGGGCGCCCGCCACGTACCCGAGCGGAACCCTGCGGGTCGGTCCCGCGTGC is a window from the Streptomyces spectabilis genome containing:
- a CDS encoding acyl-CoA carboxylase subunit beta, coding for MTVLASALDTASPEYAAHREAMLAKLAELDAEQAKALEGGGEKYVRRHRERGKLLARERIELLLDPDTPFLELSPLAAWGSEYPVGASMVTGIGVVEGVECLITANDPTVRGGASNPWTLKKAFRAHEIGQANRLPSIHLVESGGADLPSQKDIFIPGGALFKHLTQASAAGVPTIAVVFGNSTAGGAYVPGMCDHVIMVKERAKVFLGGPPLVKMATGEESDDESLGGAEMHARTSGLADYLAQDEHDALRRTRRVVARLNWRKAYADPPPAEPPKYDADELLGVVPGDLRTPFDPREVIARIVDGSDFDEFKPLYGTSLTTGWARLHGYPVGILANAQGVLFSEESQKAAQFIQLANQRDIPLLFLHNTTGYMVGKEYEQGGIIKHGSMMINAVSNSKVPHLSVLMGASYGAGHYGMCGRAYDPRFLFAWPGAKSAVMGPQQLAGVLSIVARQSAAAKGQPYDEEADAALRAMVEQQIEAESLPMFLSGRLYDDGVIDPRDTRTVLGICLSALHTAPYEGARGGFGVFRM